From a region of the Pectobacterium aquaticum genome:
- the tsaA gene encoding tRNA (N6-threonylcarbamoyladenosine(37)-N6)-methyltransferase TrmO encodes MSPFVFNQIGIIRSPYKEKFAIPRQPGLIEDGGGELQLLPPYNQADCVRGLEDFSHIWILFIFHQTMEGGWRPTVRPPRLGGNTRTGVFATRSTFRPNPVGMSLVELKGIRAKGDAITLDLGSLDLVDGTPVVDIKPYLPFAESHPQARAGFAQMAPDAAMPVVFSALAESQIAEHHKKYPHLKRFISQVLAQDPRPAYRKGENTTREYAVLLLQFNVRWRVCEEQTEVLSLDPSHTC; translated from the coding sequence ATGAGTCCATTTGTTTTCAATCAGATCGGGATTATCCGCTCACCGTATAAAGAAAAGTTTGCCATTCCGCGGCAACCGGGCCTGATTGAAGATGGAGGCGGAGAGCTTCAGCTATTACCACCGTACAATCAGGCGGACTGCGTGCGGGGGCTGGAAGATTTCAGCCATATTTGGATATTGTTCATTTTTCACCAAACGATGGAAGGCGGCTGGCGTCCGACAGTTCGACCACCGCGTCTTGGAGGAAACACCCGTACGGGCGTTTTCGCTACGCGTTCCACCTTCCGTCCCAATCCTGTTGGCATGTCGCTAGTTGAATTAAAAGGCATCCGAGCAAAAGGCGATGCGATTACACTCGACTTAGGCAGTCTTGATCTGGTCGATGGCACACCGGTCGTCGATATTAAACCTTACCTACCCTTTGCAGAAAGCCATCCTCAGGCGCGAGCGGGTTTTGCCCAAATGGCACCCGATGCCGCGATGCCGGTAGTTTTTTCCGCCCTCGCAGAAAGCCAGATCGCAGAACACCACAAGAAATATCCCCATTTGAAACGCTTTATCTCGCAGGTATTGGCGCAGGATCCGCGCCCCGCCTACCGTAAAGGGGAAAATACCACGCGGGAATACGCCGTTTTGCTATTGCAGTTCAATGTGCGCTGGCGCGTCTGCGAAGAACAAACCGAAGTGTTGAGTCTCGACCCGTCACACACGTGTTAA
- the rcsF gene encoding Rcs stress response system protein RcsF → MRAVPFILLAMSLTGCSLFQKPPAPAPQPAIETKTVEPAPKPKPAARPTPAVLYKSAEELVGKPFRDMGEVSGSSCQVSAQDSPPNTANARKRMQNRATAMKANAVLLHECQTVSGVAGCYSQVVCQGTALKVSAQ, encoded by the coding sequence ATGCGTGCTGTTCCCTTTATATTGTTGGCCATGTCGCTGACAGGCTGTTCTTTATTTCAGAAGCCACCGGCACCGGCACCTCAACCCGCTATTGAAACCAAAACTGTAGAACCTGCGCCTAAACCGAAGCCAGCGGCACGCCCGACACCAGCGGTGTTATATAAAAGTGCAGAAGAATTAGTCGGTAAACCTTTCCGTGATATGGGCGAAGTTTCAGGCTCCTCATGTCAGGTCAGCGCTCAGGACTCTCCCCCTAACACGGCAAATGCGCGTAAAAGAATGCAAAACCGCGCAACCGCAATGAAAGCCAATGCAGTTTTACTGCATGAATGCCAAACCGTCAGCGGCGTAGCAGGTTGCTACAGCCAGGTCGTTTGCCAAGGCACTGCACTGAAAGTCTCTGCACAATGA
- a CDS encoding MetQ/NlpA family lipoprotein, with translation MAIKLKSIATIGALIGALALAGCGQEEKNPNHIKVGVIVGAEQQVAEIAQKVAKDKYGLDVELVTFNDYVLPNEALSKGDIDLNAFQHKPYLDQQIKDRGYKLVSVGNSFVYPIAGYSKKITSLNELQDGAQVALPNDPTNLGRSLLLLQKVGLIKLKDNVGLLPTVLDVTENPKNIKLVELEAPQLPRSLDDAQIALAVINTTYASQINLTPTKDGLFVEEKDSPYVNLLVSREDNKDAENVKKFVQAYQSDAVNDAANKIFNGGAVKGW, from the coding sequence ATGGCGATTAAACTGAAATCTATTGCGACCATTGGCGCACTTATTGGTGCTCTGGCGCTAGCGGGATGTGGTCAGGAAGAAAAGAATCCTAATCATATTAAAGTCGGCGTTATTGTTGGCGCGGAGCAACAGGTTGCTGAAATCGCGCAGAAAGTGGCGAAAGACAAATACGGTCTGGACGTTGAATTAGTTACATTCAACGACTACGTTTTGCCAAATGAAGCCCTGAGCAAAGGTGACATCGACCTGAATGCCTTCCAGCACAAACCTTATCTGGATCAACAGATCAAAGATCGTGGTTATAAACTGGTTTCTGTTGGCAACAGCTTTGTTTACCCAATTGCGGGTTATTCCAAAAAAATCACATCGCTGAATGAGCTTCAAGATGGCGCCCAAGTTGCACTGCCAAACGATCCGACCAATCTGGGCCGCTCTCTGCTGCTGCTGCAAAAAGTCGGCTTGATTAAACTGAAAGACAACGTTGGTCTGCTGCCAACCGTACTGGATGTGACCGAAAACCCGAAAAACATCAAACTGGTTGAGCTGGAAGCGCCGCAGCTGCCACGTTCTTTAGATGATGCACAAATCGCGCTGGCGGTAATCAACACCACTTACGCTAGCCAGATTAACCTGACGCCGACCAAAGATGGCCTGTTTGTTGAAGAGAAAGACTCTCCGTATGTAAACCTGTTGGTTTCACGCGAAGACAATAAAGACGCTGAAAATGTGAAGAAATTCGTTCAGGCTTATCAGTCTGACGCAGTAAATGACGCAGCAAATAAAATTTTTAATGGCGGCGCAGTGAAAGGCTGGTAA
- a CDS encoding methionine ABC transporter permease MetI, translating to MSEAMMWLMAKGVWETVAMTFVSGFFGFVLGLPVGVLLYTTRPGQIIANPKLYRTVSALVNIFRSIPFIILLVWMIPFTRIIVGTSIGLQAAIVPLTVGAAPFIARMVENALLEIPTGLIEAARAMGATPMQIIRKILLPEALPGLINAATITLITLVGYSAMGGAVGAGGLGQIGYQYGYIGYNATVMNTVLILLVVLVYLIQFCGDRAVKAVTHK from the coding sequence ATGTCTGAAGCAATGATGTGGTTAATGGCTAAGGGAGTATGGGAAACCGTCGCGATGACGTTCGTTTCTGGTTTCTTTGGCTTTGTGCTTGGCTTACCCGTAGGCGTTTTGTTGTATACCACACGTCCGGGGCAAATCATCGCCAACCCAAAACTCTACCGAACCGTTTCTGCACTGGTAAACATTTTCCGCTCGATTCCATTCATTATTTTACTGGTGTGGATGATTCCTTTTACCCGCATCATTGTCGGAACCTCTATTGGCCTGCAAGCGGCTATCGTTCCCCTCACCGTAGGTGCAGCGCCGTTTATTGCCCGCATGGTGGAAAATGCGCTGCTTGAAATTCCTACTGGCCTGATCGAAGCCGCTCGTGCAATGGGTGCGACGCCAATGCAAATCATCAGAAAAATATTGCTGCCGGAAGCATTACCGGGACTCATTAATGCCGCAACCATCACGCTAATTACGCTCGTAGGCTATTCTGCTATGGGTGGAGCCGTGGGCGCAGGCGGCTTAGGTCAAATTGGTTATCAGTATGGTTATATTGGTTATAACGCGACGGTCATGAATACGGTATTAATATTACTGGTTGTTTTGGTTTACCTGATTCAATTCTGCGGCGACAGGGCAGTAAAAGCTGTCACACACAAGTAG
- the metN gene encoding methionine ABC transporter ATP-binding protein MetN yields MIELSNITKVFQQNGRTITALADVSLHVPTGQIYGVIGASGAGKSTLIRCVNLLERPTEGKVLVDGQELTQLSDSQLTRARRQIGMIFQHFNLLASRTVFGNISLPLELDNTPKADIIKRVNELLELVGLADKHDVYPANLSGGQKQRVAIARALASNPKVLLCDEATSALDPATTRSILELLKDINRRLGLTILLITHEMDVVKRICDQVAVISDGRLIEQDTVSEVFSHPKTPLAQKFIQSTLHLDIPDDYLARLSPDYRPDTTPLLRMEFTGKSVDAPLLSEVARRFSINNNIISAQMDYAGGVKFGIMLAEMHGNDADIKAAIQFLQKSHVTIEVLGYV; encoded by the coding sequence ATGATTGAACTTTCTAATATTACTAAGGTTTTCCAGCAGAACGGGCGGACAATTACCGCGCTTGCTGATGTCAGCCTTCATGTTCCCACTGGACAAATTTATGGCGTTATCGGCGCATCGGGCGCAGGTAAAAGTACATTGATCCGCTGCGTCAATTTATTGGAGCGACCGACAGAAGGGAAAGTTCTGGTAGATGGGCAAGAATTGACTCAGTTGTCAGATAGCCAATTGACGCGCGCACGCCGTCAAATTGGCATGATTTTCCAACATTTCAACCTGCTCGCTTCGCGCACCGTTTTTGGCAACATTTCGCTACCGCTGGAATTGGATAACACGCCGAAAGCCGACATCATCAAACGAGTCAACGAGTTGTTGGAGCTGGTTGGTCTGGCAGATAAGCACGATGTCTATCCAGCCAATTTGTCCGGCGGGCAAAAGCAGCGCGTCGCTATTGCCCGTGCGTTGGCGAGCAATCCTAAAGTTCTACTATGTGACGAAGCAACCAGTGCATTAGATCCTGCAACAACGCGCTCGATTCTCGAATTACTGAAAGACATCAATCGCCGTCTCGGCCTAACCATTCTTCTTATTACCCATGAAATGGATGTGGTGAAACGCATTTGCGATCAGGTTGCGGTGATCAGCGATGGGCGACTCATCGAGCAAGACACCGTAAGCGAAGTCTTCTCACACCCGAAAACGCCGCTGGCGCAGAAATTCATTCAGTCAACGTTGCACCTGGATATCCCTGACGATTACCTCGCCCGTCTGTCCCCTGACTATCGCCCAGATACCACGCCATTATTACGGATGGAATTTACGGGTAAATCGGTGGATGCTCCGCTGCTGTCCGAGGTTGCCCGACGCTTTAGCATCAACAACAACATTATCAGCGCCCAGATGGATTATGCCGGTGGCGTCAAGTTCGGCATCATGCTGGCAGAAATGCACGGTAACGATGCGGATATCAAAGCCGCAATCCAATTCCTGCAGAAAAGTCACGTTACAATTGAGGTTCTGGGTTATGTCTGA
- the gmhB gene encoding D-glycero-beta-D-manno-heptose 1,7-bisphosphate 7-phosphatase, translated as MAQSVPAVFLDRDGTINVDHGYVHDIDHFQFIDGVIDAMRELKSMGFALVVVTNQSGIARGKFTEDQFMQLTEWMDWSLADRGVDLDGIYFCPHHPEAGEGEYRQSCDCRKPEPGMLLSAQRELNIDMAASYMVGDKLEDIQAAMGAGIGKKLLVRTGKPVTEQGEALADGVLESLADLPKWIKTRS; from the coding sequence GTGGCACAAAGCGTTCCAGCAGTTTTTCTTGATCGTGACGGCACGATCAATGTCGATCACGGTTATGTTCATGACATTGACCATTTTCAATTTATTGACGGTGTCATTGACGCCATGCGAGAGCTGAAGAGCATGGGGTTCGCGCTGGTTGTGGTGACTAATCAGTCCGGCATTGCCCGCGGTAAGTTTACAGAAGATCAGTTTATGCAACTGACGGAGTGGATGGACTGGTCGCTGGCCGATCGTGGTGTTGATCTGGATGGCATCTATTTTTGTCCGCATCACCCTGAAGCTGGGGAAGGTGAGTATCGCCAGAGTTGTGATTGCCGTAAGCCTGAGCCGGGCATGCTGCTTTCTGCACAGCGTGAGTTGAACATTGATATGGCAGCTTCTTATATGGTGGGAGACAAATTAGAGGATATTCAGGCTGCAATGGGTGCTGGTATAGGAAAAAAACTGCTGGTTCGTACTGGTAAACCCGTCACTGAGCAAGGCGAAGCACTGGCTGATGGTGTGCTGGAAAGCCTCGCAGACCTGCCAAAATGGATAAAAACGCGCAGTTAA